GCGTTTATGTAAAACATTTCACGCTCGTTGCTTAAAGGGTCTTGAGAACGCGAAAGTTGGTTTCTTTCAAGAAAATACCCCGCGGATGAAGAGCGCATGCGTGTAAAAAGGATGGTTATTTTTGTATCGTTATCTATGCCGGGACTTAGTTCGGGCCCGTAAACAGAGCGTAAGCGAGGATAAATGTTTGTATCAAACTCATTAGCGAGGGTTGAGAGCTGCTCGCTAAAATTTTGCTTTTGGGAGGAAGGGAGGCTGTTGTAAACAGAATCTTCTACATAAAAGTAAGCGTTTTGGGACTCGTGGCGGAGAGTTGAGCTTACCTTGTCGCGCGCGGCAAAGTCAAAAGACGACTCTACAAAGAAGTTGTTGGTAACAGAGGTCTGAGCAAAGCCGGTGAAAGGAGTAAGGGCTAATGCGGTTATTAATAGTGTTGGGAGAAGTTTGTGCATAAGAATGCAAAAGATTACGCTGATAATGGCTGATTACGCTGATGCACATAAAAATCATCCGTGATATCAGCTATGATCTGTGGTATCTTAGGAATTTTTTTTAAAAAATTCCTCAAGGTATTCTTTGGCTTCGCTGGATATTTCTTCGTTCTTTAGTCCTATTTCAAAATTCGCCTTCCAAAAACCGAATTTATTACCGCAGTCGTGCCAGACACCCTCCATTTCATATCCGTACATTTTACCACTCTTTGAAAGCCCATCAAGAGCGCTTGCAAGGTAAATTTCGTTTTTTATTTCAGGAGAATTTTTTATATGTTCAAACACCTCACCCGTGAGAATAAAACGTCCCACGCTGGCAAGTGTTGAGGGGGCATCTTCGGGCTTGGGTTTTTCCACAACCTTATCTACCCTATGAACCTTGTCTTTTAGTTTTTCGCCTTCCATTACGCCGTATTTATAAGTATATTCACGAGGAACATCTACAAGCCCCATAACTGATGTTTCATACTCGTTATAGATATCTATGAGTTGCCCTATAGCGGGCTTATCTTTGGGATAGTCCATTACATCATCCGCGTAAAAAACAGCGAATGGTTCGTTGTTTATGAAGCTTTCACCTCTTAAAATAGCGTCTCCCGAACCGAGTGGCTCGTCCTGGTGTACATAGAGAAAATGCGCCATCTTGTGAATGTGCTTTATTCTGTCTAAAAGGTCCTCTTTTCCCCTCTTTTTAAGGAAGTTTTCCAAGTCCATATCGCGGGCAAAATAGTCGCCTATGACATGCTTGTTTGAGTTTATAACAAAGAGTATCTCCTCTATTCCCGCCTCTACTGCCTCTTCCACAAGGTAGTGGACAACGGGCTTATCGGCTATTGGGAGCATTTCTTTTGGCTGTACCTTTGTTGCAGGCAAAAAGCGGGTGCCAAACCCCGCTACAGGTATTATTGCTTTACGTACTTTCATGGTAACAAATAATTATTAATTTTAAACGATAACCTCTATAGGACGAATGGGACTAATAAGTCTTGTAGGACGAATGGGTCTTATAGGACTAATGGGTCTTGTAGGTCTTATAGGACTTATTGGACGAATGGGTCTTGTAGGACGAATGGGTCTTATGGGTCTTACAAAAGAGAATAAAAAATAATTCCTAAACTCGCCACGCTCGTTAAGAAACTACTTTATTCTCCCATAAAAAAAGCCGGTTTGCAATTATACGCAAACCGGCTAAAAATTGTATGAACTAATCACCTTATTCGGTGCTTGCTGGAATTTCTTCGTATTCCTCTTCTGTCCAATAAGACAGGTGAAGATCCGCGGGATTTACAAATCCTCCCGAAAAAATATATAGAGAAAATGTTTTCACATCGTCTTCAATAATCCGTGTATCCTTCGCGGGTATCCAAAGCGGATCAAAAACATTAGGGGGCGGCTGGTTCACAATGAGCATCGGCTCTTGTGTGCCGTCGGGGTTGTGAAACATCGTCCTGCCAATCACGATGGCGGGACGCCAGCGTTTTGTGTCGGCTCCAAAATGTTCGTAAACTACCCTTTTGTACCCTCCCTTAAACACAAAGGTTATCCTGTCTGTTATGACTTTTACAACGCTCCACACCTTTCTTACAAGAAAAACGCGCGAAAGCAGCCAGTCGGCAGCGGAAGTGGTAACCACAACGCCCACCAGATATGCCGCAAAAAGCGTCAGCAATACGGAAACAGGCGCGTACAGAACATGAGGAATAAATCCTACAGCGTCCATAAACGGATTCCAGATCTTAAATAAGGTCAGAACTATTCCCACAAGAAAAAACATCAAAAACATTGGCAGTAAAACCAAAACACCTATCTTGAGGCGTGTTTTAAACAAGAACTACCTCCTTTCATGTTGTCAATATTCTGAGACAACTATACCATATTTAAAAAAACGTGTCCATAAACACGCAATAATTCAACCTGCCTGCATACCAATCGGCATGTAAACCGGCAGGCAGGTACCTTGCTCACACCACAAAAGTAGGGACAGTCCCTACTTTTGTTAAAAATATTTTAATACCCAACATTGTTAAAACAAAAACCGCTTTGTGTGGAAAGCGGTTTTCGTTATTGGAGAGGCGTATTAGTTGCTTGTCTCCTGTTCAAACGCGTTGATATCTTCTTCTATGTCACTGAAGTCTTGTTCCATGTTGTCCAGCTCCGTCTCCAGAGCGTCCAGATCCTGCTCTATTTGCTGTATGTCATCTCCTTCTAACTCTTCGCCATTGGGCGCGGTCTGCTGGCGCATTATCATAAATGCGACAACAATTACAATAACCACCAAAACAAGGACAGGAAGAACTAATTTTTTTTGTAAAGCCATGTTTTTTGTTCACTTCGTTCACAAATAGGTTTCAGGTATTAGGAGTTAGGTACTAGTCTAATACCTAAAAGCTAAAACCTGGTACCTGCGAGTGAAGCGAGCTTAATTGTTATTCTTCGTCTTCTTGGTTCTCACCTTCTTCTTCGATAATTGCTTCCACAATGCCCTTTAGTTCTGTGACAAGGTTGCGCATTGATGTGTGCAAGGGTTTGAGCGTGTTTTCACGCAGGTCCTGCAAGTCGGAACGAAGTTCCTGAGAAAGAGCCCGCATAACTTCACCTGCACCTTCCATGGAATCTATTTCCGCAGTATAAACCTTTTCTTTTTGGTCAATAACAGCACTTCGGGCTTCAGTCACCTCAACACGAACTGCATCTATGCCTGAGTACACATCTGACATATCGCGTCCTGTGGCATCACCCACGCGGTCTGTCCTGCTTTCAAGGTTGTTTAGCACCCTGTCTAAAGCGTTTAAGTGATTTAACATTGCGTCTGTAGCGTTGTCGTTTATTATCCCCAAATGGTCTGCGACACGTTCCGCGAGCATTTTAGCGCGCTCGCTCAGGCGCTCTTCAACTTCGGCGCGTATTTCAAGACGCCTTTGCTCTATGTTTTCCCTAATCTCGGCAGCGCGCTCTTCTGCCTGCGCTCTTCTTGCTTCGTACTCTTCCAGTATTTGCTGTCTATCCAGCCTGTTATTTGTTTGCGCTAAAGCTCCCGCGTTAGGGGCAAACATGGCAGCTACAACAGCCAAAACCATAAACTTTTTTAATAACTTTTGCATAATTTTTATATATTTTATTTACATTATAAAACCAACCTTTCTTATATTATACCATCATAAAAACACTTATAATAGGATTCTTCTTGTGGATAATGTGCGCATGTATAATTTTGAATATAAAAATTGTACAATTAATACAAGCTTGTGCTTCGCACTCGCTTCAGGTTTTAGGTATTAGGTTCTAGAAAATTGCGTAATACCCGGTACCTAAAACCTATACCCTAACTTATGAAGCGATTTATTCCCCGCTTAAACCGAATAGTTAAAACCCTGATATTCTATGATTTTGTAGTGTATTCGGGCTGGGGACTGGTAGCTCCGGTTTTTGCTATTTTTATACTTGAAAAAATAGACGGTGGAAGTATTGTTATAGCGGGAATTGCTATAAGTATATACTGGGGCTGCAAAGCCCTGCTACAAATACCGATTGGCAAATATCTTGATTCAATAAACACGCGCAGAATGAACCTTAACTTTATTATGATAGGTACAAGCATAATGAGCTGCGTACCTTTGGTATATATTTTTGTTTCCCAGCCATGGGAGCTTTACTCGCTACAAATAGTGCACGCCATGGGAGTTTCTATGGCGGTGCCGGCATGGGGCGGAGTGTTTATGCGCCACATAGACGAAGGGAAAGAAAGCGAGACATGGAGCGCGGAAAGTTCTATACTCGGTCTTGGGCTTGCCGCGGCGGGGTTAACCGGAGGACTGGTTATTGAGAATTTCGGTTTTACACCTATTTTTATCGCTATATCTATAATAGGGTTTTGCGGAGTATTTTTAATACATACTATAAAAACAGACAAGGAACCACACCTTCAAGAGATGGAAGCGGCCGCGGTGCCCATAAGAAAGAACAACAGATATTTGAGGTAAAGGAATGTAAAACAAAAAAACAGCGTCGTTGGGACGCTGTTTTTATAAACGGGTCAACGCGTTGACCCGTTTATTTATGCTCCGTTTTTTACTATTTCAATCACTACGTAAAAGATAACACTTGCAGAAACCACTCCCGCGACAAAACCCGTAAGGGCAGAGGCAATGGTTGTGCCAAGCTTTACTTTATACTCTCTTTCTTCTTTTGATACAAAATCGCTAACCATGGTTTTTGTCCCGATACCGCCCGAATCTTTGATTCGCTTGCGGTATCGTGGATCCTCGACGCTATAACAAAATCAAAGATTTTGATAGCGTCGGGATTCGCTAACGCTCACAAAAAGGTTTTAGGTGTCAGGTTTTAGGTATTACACCTATTACCTAATAGCTAACACTTGATACCTAAATGAGGCTTTAGCCGAGTTTATTAAATACAACCTTTTACTTATTATATCGCTTCTGGAGAAAAATTTAAGTGGATAATTCCATAAAAAACCGCCTCTCAAATGAGGCGATTTCTGCGGTACATAAAGAAATTATTATTGTGGTCGTTGTCGCTATGAGGCGGAAAAATTGTGCCGACCTGCCAAGGGCCGTCATCTTTTTTATAAAGCTCCACCATATAGGTTTTACTTAATTGCAGTTTATCGTATTTTTCTTTGCCTATACTTGCGGTAATGGTTTCCCCTTCTGCTTCCTGAATTTCCAATCCGACAAAGTAGGCGCAATCTTTAGGTATTATATGCCAACCCTTTGTTACAACCTTTACTTCTTTTAGCATTCTCGCGCTTAAAGAAGAGCGGTTTGCTACAAGCAAAAAGATGCCGAGAAATAAAAATGAAAGCAACAAAAGTATTATTATGAAAAGCTCCATAGCCTCCATAGCCTCCATAGCGGAACCTCCTTTACTGAGAACTGATGATATATTAGCACAAAGAGTAAAAAACACAATAATAAAAAGCCCTGCCA
This DNA window, taken from Candidatus Spechtbacterales bacterium, encodes the following:
- a CDS encoding UTP--glucose-1-phosphate uridylyltransferase, yielding MKVRKAIIPVAGFGTRFLPATKVQPKEMLPIADKPVVHYLVEEAVEAGIEEILFVINSNKHVIGDYFARDMDLENFLKKRGKEDLLDRIKHIHKMAHFLYVHQDEPLGSGDAILRGESFINNEPFAVFYADDVMDYPKDKPAIGQLIDIYNEYETSVMGLVDVPREYTYKYGVMEGEKLKDKVHRVDKVVEKPKPEDAPSTLASVGRFILTGEVFEHIKNSPEIKNEIYLASALDGLSKSGKMYGYEMEGVWHDCGNKFGFWKANFEIGLKNEEISSEAKEYLEEFFKKNS
- a CDS encoding MFS transporter gives rise to the protein MKRFIPRLNRIVKTLIFYDFVVYSGWGLVAPVFAIFILEKIDGGSIVIAGIAISIYWGCKALLQIPIGKYLDSINTRRMNLNFIMIGTSIMSCVPLVYIFVSQPWELYSLQIVHAMGVSMAVPAWGGVFMRHIDEGKESETWSAESSILGLGLAAAGLTGGLVIENFGFTPIFIAISIIGFCGVFLIHTIKTDKEPHLQEMEAAAVPIRKNNRYLR